The Pseudomonas baetica genome includes a region encoding these proteins:
- a CDS encoding lysozyme inhibitor LprI family protein, translated as MKSIFLALALIATGVHAAEESDNNPCDAVENDVQTLECSTYSRTAAEDLLKDNYASLNERMQTAYGKNPTQLADITAKLKTAQQQWLKTRDADCAVEAFPATDGSKAFKIAQNDCVARMSDERSEFLESIGQE; from the coding sequence ATGAAATCGATCTTCCTGGCTTTGGCACTGATTGCGACCGGCGTACACGCCGCCGAAGAGTCCGACAACAACCCGTGCGACGCGGTGGAAAACGACGTCCAGACCCTGGAATGCTCGACCTACAGCCGCACCGCCGCCGAAGACCTGCTCAAGGACAACTACGCCAGCCTCAACGAACGCATGCAGACGGCGTACGGCAAGAACCCGACGCAACTGGCAGATATCACCGCCAAACTGAAGACAGCTCAGCAGCAGTGGCTGAAGACGCGGGATGCCGATTGCGCGGTGGAAGCGTTCCCGGCCACCGACGGCAGCAAGGCGTTCAAGATTGCGCAGAATGACTGCGTGGCGCGGATGAGTGATGAACGGTCGGAATTTTTGGAGTCGATCGGGCAGGAGTGA